A single region of the Planctomycetia bacterium genome encodes:
- a CDS encoding DUF1080 domain-containing protein, which produces MLRHSFFVCLALLCGSSVAKADELLPWRDLFNGKDLTGWVDVNTSPETWSVKDGLLVCKGLPIGVMRSDKQYENFLLNVEWRHMQAGGNSGVFAWSEGSVPAGRQLPKGMEIQMLELDWVNQHKLKDGSLPPIAYVHGELFGANGLTTTPDNPRGTRSKSIENRCKGKGEWNEYVVVCVDGTVKLSVNGKFVNGVSQSSMRKGYLCLESEGAEIHFRKIRIMELPPGVITAEQTAPVVK; this is translated from the coding sequence ATGCTTCGACATTCGTTCTTTGTTTGCCTAGCGCTGCTCTGCGGTAGTTCCGTCGCGAAGGCCGATGAGTTGCTCCCGTGGCGCGACTTGTTCAACGGCAAAGATCTCACCGGTTGGGTCGATGTGAATACGAGCCCGGAAACGTGGAGCGTGAAGGACGGGCTCTTAGTCTGCAAGGGTCTGCCGATCGGCGTGATGCGTTCGGATAAGCAGTATGAAAACTTCCTCCTGAACGTCGAATGGCGCCACATGCAAGCCGGCGGCAACTCGGGCGTGTTCGCATGGAGCGAAGGTTCCGTGCCGGCCGGCCGGCAGTTGCCGAAGGGGATGGAGATCCAAATGCTCGAGCTCGACTGGGTGAACCAGCACAAGCTGAAAGACGGCTCGCTCCCGCCGATCGCGTACGTGCACGGCGAACTCTTCGGCGCGAACGGTCTGACGACGACCCCCGACAACCCGCGCGGCACGCGCAGCAAGTCGATCGAGAATCGTTGCAAGGGAAAGGGAGAGTGGAATGAATACGTGGTCGTGTGCGTCGACGGCACCGTGAAGCTGTCGGTGAACGGCAAGTTCGTCAATGGCGTGAGCCAGTCGTCGATGCGCAAAGGCTATCTCTGCCTGGAATCGGAAGGGGCCGAAATCCACTTCCGCAAGATCCGGATCATGGAGCTGCCGCCGGGCGTCATCACGGCGGAGCAAACCGCGCCGGTGGTGAAGTAA
- a CDS encoding MBL fold metallo-hydrolase, which translates to MLGHVASASAAGFTQPDAKALPNVYLWTDTCNVWVVRDGDSALLIDLGDGSVLEHLPEIGVKRVEWVLFTHHHREQCQGAPRLAGTGAKIGAPAAERALFEKPTDFRKMQVRLQDAYTIHGASYVRPPIVPIAIDQAFEKMDTFTWHGNEFWCIDTRGSSPGAMSYLVKFGDRWAAFSGDVMLEGAKLNNWFDSEWDYGFAAGIWALSNSAAQVAGYDPLWLLPSHGPAIRDPQAQLTEYRKRLHKFEKLYLRGYGVSTFAGSSQDPLSRPTRVPHVWQVSPHVYKFRGPDYYPNFYLIIADSGRALAIDCGLIKPEVLDRAIVGMREHLGLKGIDAIIPTHMHGDHFLQAPQLREKWGAQIWALERMADVCAHPEWFDYAAPIQAYGKGIDGVKFDRLFKDGEALKWEGCEFTIDWMPGQTEFALGVQGVVDGKRIVFTGDNIFGDPSDPVQTGHEAVVCHNSAILDEGYILGAEYLSRSKPDLLLGGHSYVMPEPAAFIERYRKWSYAMRDAFRELIREEDYRYGFDPFWVRAQPYRSTAIAGGEAVELTVHLRNFLNRPESRKIEMHAPPGLTIEPKTWEGTLAPESRSEFKIRVRAGAEAPAGTRMIAFDITRDGRRYGELFDAIVEIKPAAAK; encoded by the coding sequence ATGTTGGGACATGTGGCCTCGGCGTCCGCCGCAGGTTTCACGCAGCCCGATGCGAAGGCCTTGCCGAACGTCTATCTCTGGACCGACACCTGCAACGTCTGGGTCGTGCGCGATGGGGACTCCGCGCTTCTGATCGATCTCGGCGACGGTTCGGTGCTCGAGCATTTGCCGGAGATCGGCGTGAAGCGAGTCGAATGGGTTTTGTTCACGCATCATCATCGGGAGCAATGCCAAGGCGCGCCTCGCTTGGCCGGCACCGGGGCGAAGATCGGCGCGCCGGCTGCCGAGCGGGCCCTCTTCGAGAAGCCGACCGACTTCCGCAAGATGCAGGTCCGTCTGCAAGATGCCTACACGATCCACGGCGCGAGCTACGTCCGCCCGCCGATCGTGCCGATCGCGATCGACCAAGCCTTCGAGAAGATGGACACCTTCACTTGGCACGGCAATGAATTTTGGTGCATCGACACGCGCGGCAGTAGTCCCGGCGCGATGTCGTATTTGGTGAAGTTCGGCGATCGCTGGGCGGCCTTCAGCGGCGACGTGATGCTGGAAGGCGCGAAGCTCAACAATTGGTTCGACTCCGAATGGGACTACGGTTTCGCAGCCGGAATATGGGCCCTCTCGAACTCCGCCGCGCAAGTCGCCGGATACGATCCGCTGTGGCTGCTCCCCTCGCACGGCCCTGCGATTCGCGACCCGCAAGCGCAGCTCACGGAATATCGCAAGCGGCTGCACAAGTTCGAGAAGCTCTATCTGCGCGGCTACGGCGTGTCGACGTTCGCCGGCTCGTCGCAAGACCCGCTTTCACGACCGACGAGGGTGCCGCACGTGTGGCAAGTGTCGCCGCACGTCTACAAGTTTCGCGGGCCCGATTACTATCCGAACTTCTATCTCATCATCGCCGATAGCGGCCGGGCGCTCGCGATCGATTGCGGGCTCATCAAGCCCGAAGTGCTCGATCGGGCGATCGTCGGGATGCGCGAACATCTCGGCTTGAAGGGGATCGACGCGATCATTCCGACGCACATGCACGGCGACCACTTTCTGCAAGCCCCGCAACTCAGAGAGAAGTGGGGTGCGCAGATTTGGGCGCTCGAGCGCATGGCCGACGTCTGCGCGCATCCCGAATGGTTCGACTACGCTGCGCCGATCCAAGCGTACGGCAAGGGAATCGACGGCGTGAAGTTCGATCGGTTGTTTAAGGACGGCGAGGCGTTGAAGTGGGAAGGGTGCGAGTTCACGATCGATTGGATGCCCGGCCAAACGGAGTTTGCGCTCGGCGTGCAAGGCGTGGTCGACGGGAAGCGGATCGTGTTCACCGGCGACAACATCTTCGGCGACCCGAGCGACCCGGTGCAGACGGGTCACGAAGCGGTCGTGTGTCACAACAGCGCGATCCTCGACGAAGGATATATTCTCGGTGCGGAGTACCTTTCCCGAAGTAAGCCCGACTTGCTGCTCGGCGGACACTCGTACGTGATGCCCGAGCCGGCGGCGTTTATCGAGCGCTATCGGAAGTGGTCGTACGCGATGCGCGATGCCTTTCGCGAGTTGATTCGCGAGGAAGATTATCGCTACGGCTTCGATCCGTTTTGGGTCCGCGCGCAGCCGTATCGCTCGACCGCGATCGCCGGCGGCGAAGCGGTCGAGCTGACCGTGCATCTGCGGAACTTCTTGAATCGGCCCGAGTCGCGGAAGATCGAGATGCACGCGCCGCCCGGGCTCACGATCGAGCCGAAGACGTGGGAAGGAACGCTTGCGCCGGAGTCGCGCAGCGAATTCAAAATCCGCGTGCGAGCCGGCGCCGAAGCACCGGCCGGCACGCGCATGATCGCCTTCGACATCACCCGCGACGGCCGCCGCTACGGCGAACTGTTCGACGCGATCGTGGAGATCAAGCCGGCCGCGGCGAAGTAG
- a CDS encoding Gfo/Idh/MocA family oxidoreductase gives MHPDLNASPESQNLNASQLPPTATRRDLLRAAGGASLAALGLAAGGAPVAGADPKAASSPAAATPFPTSHHPTPGKTFRIGVVSAAIKGKPQKLNGHTWHFANGMHPECDLAAIKKFKDPGSAKIFETYFRNPRTNFDTVPFPDTRITCVYDADPTAQEMYCQAFPGVKIVKTLEDMMPQVDAIFMGDASGYGEDHYDLVAPGLEAGKPTFCDKPIGGTIAGTRKILELAKSRKTPLMSSSLYRHQWGTEQALRYRDSKEFGEMTFAMCSQAGGHNTDRWLVYGQHPTWMIMTLCGPGVKAVNMIEHGDMCHVMLTYENRAPAEIWCGRPDMTHRYCHTQVHFQTQEKGFYQWTPAIDGEYWLGHHYQMMRLQNAFVGMCRTGIEPVPHQEILEVTAIVHAALKSRDEKSRFVELAEVLG, from the coding sequence ATGCACCCCGATCTGAATGCTTCGCCGGAGTCGCAGAACCTCAACGCTTCACAACTCCCTCCGACCGCCACGCGCCGAGACCTATTGAGAGCCGCCGGTGGAGCGAGCCTCGCCGCGCTCGGCCTCGCCGCCGGCGGAGCGCCGGTCGCCGGCGCCGACCCGAAAGCCGCGAGCTCGCCGGCCGCTGCTACTCCGTTCCCGACATCGCATCACCCGACTCCCGGCAAGACCTTCCGCATCGGCGTCGTCTCCGCAGCCATCAAAGGCAAACCCCAAAAACTCAACGGCCACACTTGGCACTTCGCCAACGGCATGCATCCGGAGTGCGACCTCGCCGCCATCAAGAAGTTCAAAGATCCCGGCAGCGCGAAGATCTTCGAGACCTACTTCCGCAACCCGCGCACGAACTTCGACACCGTGCCGTTTCCCGATACGCGCATCACCTGCGTCTACGATGCCGACCCGACGGCGCAAGAAATGTATTGCCAGGCGTTCCCCGGCGTGAAGATCGTCAAGACGTTGGAAGACATGATGCCGCAAGTCGACGCGATCTTTATGGGCGACGCCTCCGGCTACGGCGAAGACCACTACGACCTCGTCGCTCCCGGCCTGGAAGCCGGCAAGCCGACCTTCTGCGACAAGCCGATCGGCGGCACCATCGCCGGAACGCGCAAGATTCTCGAACTCGCGAAGAGCCGCAAGACGCCTCTCATGTCGTCGAGCCTCTACCGCCATCAATGGGGCACCGAACAAGCGCTGCGCTATCGCGACTCGAAAGAATTCGGCGAGATGACATTCGCAATGTGCAGCCAAGCCGGCGGCCACAACACCGATCGCTGGCTCGTCTACGGTCAGCATCCGACTTGGATGATCATGACGCTCTGCGGCCCGGGCGTGAAGGCCGTGAACATGATCGAGCATGGCGACATGTGCCATGTGATGCTCACGTACGAAAATCGCGCCCCGGCCGAGATCTGGTGCGGCCGGCCCGACATGACCCATCGCTATTGCCATACGCAGGTCCATTTCCAAACGCAGGAAAAGGGCTTCTACCAATGGACCCCGGCGATCGACGGCGAGTACTGGCTCGGCCACCACTACCAAATGATGCGCCTGCAAAACGCCTTCGTCGGCATGTGCCGCACCGGCATCGAACCAGTGCCGCACCAAGAGATTCTCGAAGTCACGGCGATCGTCCACGCGGCGCTAAAATCGCGCGACGAAAAGAGCCGCTTCGTAGAGCTTGCCGAAGTGCTGGGCTAA